The genomic window GTGTCCGAGCCATCGGGGCAGACCCGGGAAGCCCCCTTGTCACCCAGCACCTCTGGTAGGCTGGGTGAGGTAGCTGAGCCTGTGTTTGGGTTGGGGTAGATCTTGGGCAAATGGAAGGGAGGCTAGCAGCCAGTGACCCAGGGGTGGGAGGTGTCCCTTATTGGGCAAAGTGGGCTCCCGGAGCACTCACCCATGGAACCATCTGGCAGGAGCCTGGCCCAGCAGCTGGTGGACCCAGCCCGGCCCGGGGACTTCAACCAGGCTGCCATGGAGCTGGGTGCTATGGTCTGCACCCCCCGAGGTCCGCTGTGCCCTGAGTGCCCTGTACGGGACTTCTGTCAGGCCCAGAAGAGGGTAAGCACCCTGGGCTGGGGAGGCCTGGAGGGAGCAGAGGGCAGGGACCCTACAGAACCCCCACCAGGTCTCCACTCCCTGACCACAGGTGGAGAGGGTGCGGGCAGGGGCGTCACGGAAGCTGTTGGGCAGTCCAGAGCAAGAGAAGACTCTCGACGTGGAGGAGTGTGGTGAGTGGCCCCTGCCTGGGTGCCTGGCCCAGCTTAGGGCAACCTGGGGAGCGTCCAGGCATTCCCAGGGTCTCTCCTCCCATTTTACCCAGCGTGTCCCAAGGACAGCCTCGGGAGGGAGGGAACAAGGTCTGGGCCAGGCTGGGAGCCATCCCCCTGCTCCCAAACCTCGGCTCCATCCTGTCCCCGTTCCCAGCCCCCAGCAAGGCCGGCTTGTGTCTGCTGTGCCTGCCCCCTTCGGAGCCTTGGCATCAAGACCTTGGGGTGGCCAACTTTCCCCGTCAGCCAGCCCGGAAAGCCCCCAGAGAGCAGCAGGCAGCCGTCTGTGTCCTTGAGCAGCCAGGCCCCGAGGCCAGCCGCTTCCTGCTGGTGCAGAGACCAAATTCAGGTATGGAAAGTGGACATGGGCTCAGGTCTGGCCTCCTGAGGCCTCCAGCTTGGTGACCTTCACTGAGCCCCTCTTGGGCTTCAGTTGCTCTCTAGGGACTGGCCCAGATGAGCTTTGGAAAAACTCTGCATTGGGGTGGGGGCGACCAGGAAGGACTGACGACCGCTCGCTCTCCTTGCAGGCCTGCTGGCTGGCCTCTGGGAGTTCCCCTCCGTGCCAGCTGAGGGCTCCGAGCCCATCTGGCGCCGGACGCTTGTGAAGGCGCTGCGGACCTGGGTGGGCAGCCCCCCACCCCTGAGGAGCCTGCGGCGTCTTGGCGAGGTGAGCAGAGAAGCGGGTTGGGGCTCTGTGAGCCGGTCCCCAGCAGCTCCTGCTCACTCCCACTTTCCTCAGGTGGTCCACGTCTTCTCCCACATCCGGCAGACCTATGTGGTTTACAGCCTGACCCTGCAAGAACAGCCCCAGGGCCTGCCCCCATCAGGTGCCCGCTGGGTGACCCGAGCTGAGTTTCAGGCAGCCGCTGTGCCTACAGCCATGAAGAAGGTAGCTTAGGGGGAGGACAGGTCGGGGAGCTGGGGGGCTGAGGCGGCTCACCCATCCACCTCCCCCATTTGCCTGGGCAGGTCCTCCGGCTGTTTGAGGCTCAGCACTCAGGGCAAGGGAAGGTGAGTGCTTGGGCCCATACCCACATAGAGAACTCGAGAGCCCAGATTGGGCAGGAGACTTGGGCAGGGTGACCTAGCTGGGGGGTGTTGAGTCTGACCCCTTCTCAGTGCCCCTGAGTCCAGGCCTCACCACAGACCTGGGAAGGAGCCTGGGGGATTACTGAAGGAGGAAGAAACCAAGGGTTGGGGAGATCCAGACCGTAGCCCAGAGTTCCTTCATAAATCGTGCCAGCTACTCTTTGGCTTCAGGGTTCCAGACTTCCAGGTACCCCTGTCTTCTTAGCTTCCCCTACAGGTCTCCAATAGCTCCCAAGATCCTGCAGCTTCAGGCTCTGGACCTGGACCTGGTCGCCAATGCCGCCAGCTGACCCTCAGTGCCTTTTTCAAGCCAACTTCTGCCCCCTGATTGGCCCCAGGACCCTGAGGATGGGCCAGCtgctcctcccccctccccccctttaacCTGGCTGCAGGTCAGCAGTGAGACTCCTGTTTTGtaaataaaagggttttttttttaagactgtcTCTAGCTTTCCTGCTCATCCACCCTCTTCCTGAAAGAAGTTACCAGGGCAGTGGGGGGTCAGAGGTCTGGCCATGCAGCCTCCAGAGCTCCCTGGATGCCGGGCAGGGTCAGCTAGGCGGCTCCAGCCCCACCAGGTGCCTGGGTTCTCAGTGGCTTTGCTTAGGAGTGAGGAAATAAAGTCATAGCGTCCTGGATCCCAAGGCCCCTGACCTCGCACCTCCTTGCCACCTCTGCGCCCACTCTGCAAATACACCTGGCTCCCAGGCCTCCTGAAGGTATCTCTTTCTTTGAGAGTCAGGGAGCTGTGGGATGGATGCCTTAGGAGGAGGAGGTAGGAGCCCTCTGGCCTAGGAGGTCTCTGAGCAGAAGCTGGATGACCGGAATTCGGGGATTGGGCCTTCTCTGATGTGCCCACGAGGGTGAAACCATAGGGTCTGGTCACCCTGAGAACTCAGATGACAGCCCCACAGACGGTGCCCACAGGGCAGGTCACAGGGGCCCCACAGCAGCCCCCTCTGTCAGGCCTGTTCCTAGGGTTAGTACCAGCCAGGGCTCAGACAACTGCCCTTGCTCTGGGGCGCAGATCTCCAAGAAGTGAATTGGGGTGGAAATTTGACCCAAACAGAAAACCTGATCCTGCTCTTTTTAACAGGAGCTCACGTTCCAAGAAGCCTGCCAGCTTGGATGGCAGGTGCTTCCTGGTGATCCTCAGCAGATCCTCACAAGGACCCTGGGAGGCATGGAAACCGATGTGAAggggcttgcccagggccacacaacagCACACATCcgaggccggattggaactcgggtcctcctgactcccaccctggcactctatccacccaGATCATTCCTTCTTCAGATCTGATGAGCTTGATTTTTAAGCCTCCAGCTGCCATCAGTTTGCTGGTTGACAAAGTCAGTTTTAAAAGGAGAGGACGGGGGGATGGAATTGATGCGAGATATCTATGAGTTCGCTCCTGGGGTGAGAGTGGGGGGGTAGAGCAGGTGCCAGGGGCCCGTCTCTCCAGACAGTGCCGCTGTTCCTGCTGGCAGTCCCTGTTAGCCAGGGTAGCCCAGCCTCCTGCCAGTTTGGGATCCAGGGAATCCACTCTACTGAGGGCCAGACCTGGGGGTGGCATAGTGCATGCCAGGAATCTGCCCAACTTGAGCTCTGCCCCATGTTCTCACCAACCCTCAAAGCTGGCCACTCTCATCCTCTCCTGCTTTGCCAACCCTCATATTCTGGCTCCAGCATCAAGGCTGTGTGGCTCCTAAGCCTGCATCTCGGGTCCTGGAAACTGTTTAAATCACTTATGTGGAACTCTCCCTTATGGCAAAGCAAGGGAGCGCCAGTCTGATACAGAAACTTCAAACAACAACGCCTGCTAGTAGTACTGCGCCCCACTCGCCCCCCACTTCTGTTGGGAGAAGCAGAGTCTAGTCCCCCATGTCTTCTCTGGGACTGCAGAGCTCCACTTCAGGGACGTCCTAGAGGCCACGAGGTGGCGCCATACTGCCAAGGATGCTGGGCCTCTACTCTCAGTACTCAATCCGAATAGGCGCCACTAGggggtgcagtgggtaaagcaccagccctggagccaggaccggggttcaaatccagcctcagatacttaaactTGATAATCCTACTGGTtcacaaaagaaaccaaaacatGACCCCAGACACTTCCTAAAAGGgtaggggatgggggagagaaagaTGGATGACCCCAGACACTTTAAGAGTCAAATGACAAAGATAAGCCCTGCCTTTGCCTCGTACCAGGGTTCCTGTGCCCATCGAATCCCAGGCCTCATCTTGTCTTCACTGCACAGTCCCAGGACAAGAGCTGGGCCTATGGAGAGAAATCCTCCAACCCATCCATTTGGGCACTTCTCTGCTGGGATGCCCCCCCCAAACAAGATCCTCCTTCATCTAGGGGCAGGCTGGGAAAAGTACTTTGCCAACCTTTCAGTTCTAGAAAAATGGGAGCTCTTGTCCCAGCTGGCCTGGCTCTTGATTAGATTTCAAGTCTTATCTGCAGATATGTGAAGTAGCATATCCTTTGTTGGGGACACagagcctggggtcaggaagattgGGCCCTGGGCTCACACCAGACCCTTGGACACGtgctagctaggtgaccctgggctcCTCACTTAGCCCTCAGCTtcctgagctggagaaggaaatgacaaaccattccaagatctgccaagaacaccccaaatggggtcccaaattGGACTCGGGCTTAATAAAAAGAATATGCATCCATTCTTACACTAGGGAATTAGTTTAGAGAattgttattaaattattataaatcaaATTCACTAAATAGTATGATGAATTATTATATAGAACATTATTCTCAGCAACCTCTTAACATCCATAgactattttgggggggaggggcaaggcaataggattagggacttgcccaaggtcacacagctaggtaataagtgtctgaggtcaaatttgaactcgggtccaactgcctccagggctggtgctttatccactgtgccacctagctgcccaatccaTAAACTTGCCAGATTCAGTGAGTACCCTTTTTTTAAGCTACCCCAAAGAGTGCTTTCATGACAGTTTTGGCACACATGACTCCAACTTCTTGAGGTTGGCATCTGAGATTACACTACTagattaataaatacaaattaattgcTTTCCCTAATTCCCAGGTGACCTCCAAAATGATATGGTCCATTTCAGGACTCCACCAAGAGCAATGAATCGGGGTCTGgctttccacaacccttccaacatggACTGTTCCTAGTTTTTGACACCTGAGACAATTTGCACAGAAACGAAACCTCAGATTTTTCTCTTACCATTAGTTATTTGTGGCATGTTTTCCATGGGGTCTcccaatgtttttttctttttatgtttttttaccaaaaaaagttaaatttttctaaagttttgagttttggggcagctaggtagcgaagtgcagtggacaaagtactgaccctggagtcaggaggacctgagttcaaatccagcctcaaatacttaatacttagatgtgtgaccttggataagtcacttaaccccattgcccaacCCCCCccaataagacaaaaaaattttgagttccaaatagaATCGTTTACAATTCTTTCAtgaatttttcatctcttttaacCACTATTAGTGTTATATCATGGGAGAGGGGGGAGAATCACTTTTATCAGTGATCAGATGCAAATATTTTCCCATTACACTGTTGTTCTAGTTCTTAATACTAtttatgtaaaaacattttagtTTTATAAGGTCAAACTATGCCAGGAACCTCCACCCTGTTGGGTTTTTGGTCTCCCCAAGTATGTTTGTCCTGCATTTTTGAAGAACccgatatcaggaaggtgatgccatgacaagtatgtgaattggatttgagtgagggggagctatGTTTAGTCACTAGTCTTTCCTTattctccagtcatctgggtccagtgaccagatatgcatccgcattaagtgacttacccaaggtcacacagctagtaagtggcaagtgtctgaggttggatttgaactcctgtcctcctgaatctgAGACCACAGCTCTAGCTAGCCTATTTCCCCAACTATAGGTAAATGACCTTGGGCAGATGACCACCATAGTAAAGGAACTACAAGTCTGGCTAGGAGCTTTCCCTGGAATCAAGTAAGACAGAAATGACAGAAAAGCAAAACTGGGGCTCGCTGGGGTTGGTCTTCTCCTTGCTCTCCCCCATGATCAGTCACCAAGGACATGATTCCGGTTGGGATTGACATTGAGCTTCCTGGGTCCCAAGTCCATCTCTTTCCCCAGATGGGTCATGCTGCTGCTTGTCTGGGGTGGCACACCTGTTCAGGTTTCAGCATCTCAGATCTGCTTTTGCCACCCATTGGATCCCCTCCCCATCAAAGCCTCCAAGTTTGCCTAAGTCAGCCAGGAGTAGCCCGGCTTGGGTTCCTCCTCGGTTCTGTGCCAGGACACAAAGCAGCTAATTTATCTCCATGCCAAACCCAGTCAAGGTTCACACAAGTTCAGCTGGCTAAATAGGGCCAGAAAACAGCCCCAGATGACCTGGTCCCACCCAGGCTAGGGAGGGTGCAGCTTCTGTAGGGCAAGTTGTTCACCCCCACCCCATTCACCTTCACCCATATCCGGCAGACACCCTCCCAACCCCCAACTCTCTGGGGTGGGGAGAATTAAAGTCAATGAGGTAGCTTGCTTTTGAGGTCTTTATTAGTCCAAGACAAAGTTGGGGCTGAGGTGAGgatccccttccctccccaagaaCGTGTTCTCCAGTCAGATTGAGCCCCACCCCCACAGCTTAGTGGCTGGCTTTCCCGCAATGCCTGGCTCCCAGCAGCTCCCTAGCCATCAGCATTTGTGCCAATCTTGCTCCACGTGGCCTCAATGAAGGCCCTTGCATACACTCAGGCCAGGCACCTGCCAAGGGCTGTGGGTCTAAGGGGGGAGGGGTGTCACAGGACTTAAGGGGAAGGTCCTTTTTGATCccagagaagaaaactgggaCCCAGAGGTGGTAAGGAAGGGCCAGACAGGCAGAGCCGGGTCCTAGTAGAAATCGGGCTGGTGTCACAGTCAGATTCCTTAAGATGCCAGGAAGGCATCTGCCGGTgtcctgggggagggggagggtagCAGGAAGGCGGGGCTGAGTCAGGGCCTGGACTTTCAGGCCCCCAGACCCTCAGGGGCTGGGCTTCACCAAGAGGGCTGTTGTGGGGCCGGGCTGGGTGGGCCAGGCCTGGAGTGTGAGCCGGTGCCGGTGCCGCTGGGGCTGGGGAGGCTTCTGCGCTGGCGGCGAGGTCCGGTCCGGGTCTGGGAGGTCCGGGTCTGGGAGGTCCGGGTCTGGGAGGTCCGGGTCCGGGAGGTCCGGGTCTCGGAGGTCCGGGTCCGGGAGGTCCGGGTCCGGGAGGCCCGGGTCTCGGAGGTCCGGGTCCGGAAGGTCCGGGTCTCGGAGGTCCGGGTCCGGGAGGTCCGGGTCCGGGAGGCCCGGGTCTCGGAGGTCCGGGTCCGGGAGGTCCGGGTCCGGGAGGCCCGGGTCTCGGAGGTCCGGGTCTCGGAGGTCCGGGTCTCGGAGGTCCAGGCGGGCTAGGCAGGCGGCTCCGCGCCCCCGGGGCCGGCGGCGGCCGCGTGCTCCTCCAGGGCCTCCCACAGGGCTCGGACGTTGCCTTGGCCGAAGCCCGTGGCCCCCTGCCTCTGGATCAGCTCCAGGAAGAAGGTGTCCTCGGAGAAGAGGGGCCGCGCGAAGGCCTGCAGCAGGTAggcggcccggccccgccgcgcCTCCCCGTCCAGGAGGATGCCCAGCTCGGCCAGCCTGCCCGGCTCCTGCCCCGCCGCCAGCATCTGCGCCGCCCGGCCGGGCCGCCGGTAGTAGGCGG from Macrotis lagotis isolate mMagLag1 chromosome 2, bilby.v1.9.chrom.fasta, whole genome shotgun sequence includes these protein-coding regions:
- the MUTYH gene encoding adenine DNA glycosylase isoform X3 — encoded protein: MTKPRKKRGDSRRRGAQPGPDTGPGIPYHLFGEADEITRFRASLLSWYDRAKRDLPWRRRVAGELDPDRRAYSVWVSEIMLQQTQVATVLGYYNRWMQKWPALQDLAGASLEEVNELWAGLGYYSRGRRLQEGARKVVEELGGHIPRTADMLQKLLPGVGRYTAGAIASIAFGQVTGVVDGNVTRVLCRVRAIGADPGSPLVTQHLWSLAQQLVDPARPGDFNQAAMELGAMVCTPRGPLCPECPVRDFCQAQKRVERVRAGASRKLLGSPEQEKTLDVEECAPSKAGLCLLCLPPSEPWHQDLGVANFPRQPARKAPREQQAAVCVLEQPGPEASRFLLVQRPNSGLLAGLWEFPSVPAEGSEPIWRRTLVKALRTWVGSPPPLRSLRRLGEVVHVFSHIRQTYVVYSLTLQEQPQGLPPSGARWVTRAEFQAAAVPTAMKKVLRLFEAQHSGQGKELTFQEACQLGWQVLPGDPQQILTRTLGGMETDVKGLAQGHTTAHIRGRIGTRVLLTPTLALYPPRSFLLQI
- the MUTYH gene encoding adenine DNA glycosylase isoform X1, whose amino-acid sequence is MHAPPGPPSAAPARPCPGTRRTRLPPGLGRPRSFGSGVASGMTPQPRRRGPGRGVVGVGGALLRGPREWAPQAGEPRGRGPEMGAGRPGPGPAAPLGRAAAGPSLRGRSGRGRAAVRSDHPRGLSGRAQGLTSGLRGAMTKPRKKRGDSRRRGAQPGPDTGPGIPYHLFGEADEITRFRASLLSWYDRAKRDLPWRRRVAGELDPDRRAYSVWVSEIMLQQTQVATVLGYYNRWMQKWPALQDLAGASLEEVNELWAGLGYYSRGRRLQEGARKVVEELGGHIPRTADMLQKLLPGVGRYTAGAIASIAFGQVTGVVDGNVTRVLCRVRAIGADPGSPLVTQHLWSLAQQLVDPARPGDFNQAAMELGAMVCTPRGPLCPECPVRDFCQAQKRVERVRAGASRKLLGSPEQEKTLDVEECAPSKAGLCLLCLPPSEPWHQDLGVANFPRQPARKAPREQQAAVCVLEQPGPEASRFLLVQRPNSGLLAGLWEFPSVPAEGSEPIWRRTLVKALRTWVGSPPPLRSLRRLGEVVHVFSHIRQTYVVYSLTLQEQPQGLPPSGARWVTRAEFQAAAVPTAMKKVLRLFEAQHSGQGKELTFQEACQLGWQVLPGDPQQILTRTLGGMETDVKGLAQGHTTAHIRGRIGTRVLLTPTLALYPPRSFLLQI